The Caulobacter sp. FWC26 genome contains a region encoding:
- a CDS encoding glycosyltransferase family protein, giving the protein MILAVLQARMGSSRLPGKSMATLQGQPMIVRQLERLRGARCLSKIIVATSQDEADDALAGFLVSRGHTVHRGAGADILARIARCADAISAVSHVVRLKGDAPFMDAGVVDDAVRMGLASGADYTSNRVHRTYPAGLEVEVIKAGVLREAAAEERDPTARISPTAAIRAQPQRWSQAHLRAARDWSRLDWRVKTAADLAFARSVYDALYPGDPDFRMGDVLDLVENRQDIARFAA; this is encoded by the coding sequence ATGATCCTCGCCGTCCTGCAAGCCCGCATGGGTTCGTCCCGGCTGCCGGGCAAGTCGATGGCCACGCTGCAGGGCCAGCCGATGATCGTGCGTCAGCTGGAGCGTCTGCGCGGCGCGCGCTGCCTTTCCAAGATCATCGTCGCCACCAGTCAGGACGAGGCTGACGACGCCCTGGCGGGCTTTCTCGTCTCGCGCGGCCACACCGTTCATCGCGGGGCCGGGGCCGACATCCTGGCGCGCATCGCCCGCTGCGCCGACGCGATCAGCGCCGTCAGCCATGTGGTTCGCCTGAAGGGCGACGCCCCGTTCATGGACGCAGGCGTGGTCGACGACGCGGTCCGGATGGGCCTGGCCAGCGGCGCCGACTACACCTCCAACCGCGTCCACCGGACCTATCCGGCCGGGCTTGAGGTCGAGGTCATCAAGGCCGGCGTTCTGCGCGAGGCCGCCGCCGAAGAGCGCGACCCGACCGCGCGCATCTCGCCCACCGCCGCCATTCGCGCCCAGCCGCAGCGCTGGAGTCAGGCCCACCTGCGCGCCGCCCGCGACTGGTCGCGGCTGGACTGGCGGGTCAAGACCGCCGCCGATCTGGCTTTCGCGCGCTCGGTCTACGACGCCCTCTATCCCGGCGACCCCGATTTCCGCATGGGCGACGTGCTCGACCTGGTCGAGAACCGTCAGGACATCGCCCGCTTCGCCGCCTGA
- a CDS encoding bifunctional regulator KidO: MSISVSKLGLAAAQFGLDGGSSSAPRGRTPEAEARDILNIAARAKLSVLDASGLFGRAETLLGDLIPRPVPFRVTISTARADRGPDYVEAEARAALRRIGVERADAIVVHSPAELFGPHGAALWERLQRLKNQGLFAKIGVSAHASDDPVGVAKRFKPDILQAPASLLDQRLLADGSLQRIAGMGIEVHLRSIFLNGLLFLPPDRVPAQLKGASGRLSRVRRMIAEGRSDPLQAALGFALSRAEGSAVLVGVNSAAELSAVVAAASSPPPDLDWDDMAIDDPVALDPRRWVA, translated from the coding sequence ATGTCCATTTCGGTCTCAAAACTGGGTCTGGCGGCCGCTCAATTCGGCCTCGACGGCGGGAGCTCGTCCGCGCCGCGAGGCCGCACGCCGGAAGCCGAAGCCCGCGATATCCTGAACATCGCCGCGCGCGCCAAGCTGTCGGTGCTGGACGCCTCGGGCCTGTTTGGCCGCGCTGAAACCCTGCTGGGCGACCTCATTCCGCGCCCGGTTCCGTTCCGCGTGACGATCTCGACCGCGCGCGCCGATCGCGGTCCCGACTATGTCGAGGCCGAGGCCCGCGCCGCCCTGCGTCGCATCGGCGTCGAGCGCGCCGACGCCATTGTCGTTCACTCGCCCGCCGAGCTGTTCGGCCCGCACGGCGCGGCGCTGTGGGAGCGCCTGCAGCGCCTGAAAAACCAGGGCCTGTTCGCCAAGATCGGCGTCTCGGCCCACGCCTCGGATGATCCGGTCGGGGTGGCCAAGCGCTTCAAGCCCGACATTCTGCAAGCCCCGGCCTCGCTGCTGGACCAGCGCCTGCTGGCTGACGGCTCGCTGCAACGCATCGCCGGGATGGGGATCGAGGTGCATCTGCGCTCGATCTTCCTGAACGGCCTGCTGTTCCTGCCGCCTGATCGCGTGCCCGCACAGTTGAAGGGCGCTTCGGGGCGTCTGTCGCGCGTGCGCCGGATGATCGCCGAGGGGCGCTCGGACCCGCTGCAGGCTGCGCTGGGCTTTGCCTTGTCGCGCGCCGAAGGCTCGGCGGTTCTGGTCGGTGTCAACTCCGCCGCCGAGCTGTCGGCGGTGGTCGCGGCCGCCTCGAGTCCGCCGCCGGACCTCGACTGGGACGACATGGCCATCGACGATCCGGTCGCGCTCGATCCGCGACGTTGGGTCGCCTAA
- a CDS encoding XdhC family protein: protein MDIAIRARNSPTEPEAKPQGLNIRFLEPCRGVKVAPMTFDVKDAAWPMHGLAEDARPALAQALSRGPAALATIVALGGGGPRPVGAQMVFGDRLISGFLSGGCIEADVEVHARACLEDGVPRRLVYGEGSPWPDIRLLCGARIEILVERIAPDDAAARTLLDLAAARLPAFWVSDGARRICAEEPQVPWPGAFERAYGPVPRLVVIGGDPTALAIAGLATQSGHETFLLRPKGPVAPPPLPGVAYRREPLEEALAAIGLDAWTSVAVCGHDLEQDHTALMAALPSPAPYVGLLGARRRLPERLARLKAAGLGERDLTKLRAPIGLDLGGKAPFEVAVAVIGEVMATRHGQPALERRAVEA from the coding sequence ATGGACATCGCCATCCGTGCGCGAAACTCACCAACAGAACCCGAGGCTAAGCCCCAAGGTTTGAACATCCGGTTTCTGGAACCTTGCCGAGGGGTTAAAGTCGCGCCGATGACCTTTGACGTAAAAGACGCCGCCTGGCCGATGCACGGCCTGGCCGAAGACGCCCGCCCGGCCTTGGCCCAGGCGCTTTCGAGAGGCCCAGCGGCCCTGGCGACGATCGTCGCGCTGGGCGGCGGCGGGCCGCGCCCTGTTGGCGCTCAGATGGTGTTCGGCGACAGACTCATCTCGGGTTTCCTGTCGGGCGGCTGCATCGAGGCCGACGTCGAGGTCCATGCCCGTGCATGCCTGGAAGACGGCGTTCCGCGCCGGCTGGTCTATGGCGAGGGCAGCCCCTGGCCCGATATCCGACTCCTCTGCGGCGCGCGGATCGAGATCCTAGTCGAACGGATCGCGCCCGACGACGCGGCCGCCCGAACCCTGCTCGACCTCGCCGCCGCCCGCCTGCCGGCTTTCTGGGTCAGCGATGGTGCGCGCCGAATCTGCGCCGAGGAGCCGCAAGTCCCTTGGCCGGGCGCGTTCGAGCGGGCTTACGGCCCGGTCCCGCGCCTGGTGGTGATCGGCGGCGATCCAACGGCGCTGGCCATTGCGGGGCTAGCGACGCAGTCCGGTCACGAGACCTTCCTGCTGCGCCCCAAGGGTCCGGTCGCCCCGCCGCCTCTGCCGGGCGTCGCCTATCGCCGCGAGCCGCTGGAAGAAGCCCTCGCCGCCATCGGGCTGGACGCCTGGACGTCAGTGGCGGTGTGCGGTCACGATCTGGAGCAGGATCACACGGCGCTGATGGCGGCCCTGCCCTCCCCCGCGCCCTATGTCGGCCTGCTGGGCGCGCGGCGCCGCCTGCCCGAACGCCTCGCACGCCTGAAGGCGGCGGGTCTTGGCGAACGCGATCTCACCAAGCTACGCGCGCCGATCGGCCTCGATTTGGGCGGCAAGGCGCCGTTCGAGGTGGCCGTCGCGGTGATCGGCGAGGTGATGGCTACCCGGCACGGCCAGCCGGCGCTCGAACGGCGGGCTGTGGAAGCTTAG
- a CDS encoding creatininase family protein: MLLALSTWPEIKARLETNTAVVVPIGSNEQHGPTGLLGTDWLCPEIIAHEASKRADDKVLVAPTFNIGMAQHHLAFPGTIFLRPSTFIAAIGDWVRSLSAHGFTRIYFLNGHGGNVASIEAAFSEIYADYSFRQQRAPFALKLKNWWDLAGVNALANRQFPTGHGSHATPSEIAVTQWAYPEAIKTAAYSPQIAPTGPIREALDFRARYADGRMGSDPAQATPEKGGELVNMAANALIEDLAAFAAEQAPA, encoded by the coding sequence ATGCTGCTCGCCCTCTCTACCTGGCCCGAGATCAAGGCTCGGCTCGAGACGAACACCGCCGTGGTGGTGCCGATCGGGTCGAATGAACAGCACGGTCCGACGGGCCTTCTGGGCACCGACTGGCTGTGCCCCGAGATCATCGCCCATGAGGCCAGCAAGCGCGCCGACGACAAGGTGCTGGTGGCGCCGACCTTCAATATCGGCATGGCCCAGCATCACCTGGCGTTTCCGGGCACCATCTTCCTGCGGCCCTCGACCTTCATCGCCGCGATCGGCGACTGGGTGCGGTCGCTGTCGGCGCACGGCTTCACACGGATCTATTTCCTGAACGGGCACGGCGGCAACGTGGCCTCGATCGAGGCCGCGTTCTCGGAGATCTACGCCGATTACAGCTTCCGCCAGCAGCGCGCGCCGTTCGCGCTCAAGCTTAAGAACTGGTGGGACCTGGCCGGCGTCAACGCCCTGGCCAACCGGCAGTTTCCGACCGGACACGGCAGCCACGCCACCCCGTCCGAGATCGCGGTGACCCAGTGGGCCTATCCCGAGGCGATCAAGACGGCGGCCTATTCGCCCCAGATCGCGCCGACGGGACCGATCCGCGAAGCGCTGGATTTCCGCGCCCGCTACGCCGACGGCCGCATGGGTTCGGACCCGGCCCAGGCGACGCCCGAAAAGGGCGGCGAGCTGGTGAACATGGCCGCCAACGCCCTGATCGAAGACCTGGCGGCGTTCGCGGCCGAGCAGGCGCCGGCCTAA
- a CDS encoding GAF domain-containing protein: MAEGHADRVLSVLSNGAAAALSPIAASWRRCLTQHHLDPENRKPPETLTSAELREAQERMGPFLAAARDNLDSLFQAVGESGCCVLLTDAEGVPVDRRGVAGDDPVFRRWGLWEGAVWSEAREGTNGIGTCLAEQRVLTVHRDQHFHTRNIGLSCTVAPLFDATGGLAGALDVSSCRPGMDGLTSLVERIVTDAARRIEARAFRDAFPDARIVLLPEQTLERASAPMLAVDGDDLIIGATRAARQALKLTDAVLRGGVTFPDRAASLDEAERAAVRRALSQTGGNVSAAAALLGLSRATMNRKLKRLDLARGREFT, from the coding sequence ATGGCCGAAGGCCACGCCGACCGGGTCTTATCCGTCTTGAGCAACGGCGCCGCCGCGGCGCTGTCGCCGATCGCCGCCTCGTGGCGGCGCTGCCTCACCCAGCACCACCTGGACCCCGAGAACCGCAAGCCTCCCGAGACCCTGACCAGCGCCGAACTGCGCGAGGCGCAGGAGCGCATGGGCCCCTTCCTGGCGGCGGCGCGGGACAATCTGGACTCGCTGTTCCAGGCGGTGGGCGAGTCGGGCTGCTGCGTGTTGCTGACCGACGCCGAGGGCGTGCCCGTCGATCGTCGTGGCGTGGCGGGGGACGACCCGGTCTTCCGCCGCTGGGGCCTGTGGGAAGGGGCGGTCTGGAGCGAGGCCCGCGAAGGCACCAACGGTATCGGCACCTGTCTGGCCGAACAACGCGTCCTGACCGTGCACCGCGACCAGCACTTCCATACCCGCAATATCGGGCTGTCCTGCACGGTGGCGCCGCTGTTCGACGCGACGGGCGGCCTGGCCGGAGCGCTCGACGTCTCGTCCTGCCGCCCCGGCATGGACGGCCTGACCAGCCTGGTCGAGCGCATCGTCACCGACGCCGCCCGCCGGATCGAGGCGCGCGCCTTCCGCGACGCGTTTCCGGACGCGCGCATCGTGCTGCTGCCCGAACAGACCCTGGAGCGGGCCTCGGCCCCAATGCTGGCCGTGGACGGTGACGACCTGATCATCGGCGCCACCCGGGCGGCCCGCCAAGCCCTGAAGCTGACCGACGCGGTTCTGCGCGGCGGGGTCACCTTCCCCGATCGCGCCGCCAGCCTGGACGAGGCCGAGCGGGCGGCGGTGCGGCGCGCGCTGTCTCAGACGGGCGGCAACGTTTCGGCGGCGGCGGCGCTGCTGGGCCTGTCGCGCGCCACGATGAATCGCAAGCTCAAGCGGCTCGACCTGGCGCGAGGCCGCGAATTCACCTGA
- the adh gene encoding aldehyde dehydrogenase, whose translation MTKPEFIDSLSRAPFKARYDNFIGGQWVAPADGRYFDNSSPIHGRKICEIARSQAVDIERALDAAHAAKDAWAKTSAADRSRILLRIADRMEENLEALATAETWDNGKPIRETMAADIPLAIDHFRYFAGCLRSQEGSISEIDHDTIAYHFHEPLGVVGQIIPWNFPLLMACWKLAPALAAGNCVVLKPAEQTPASIMVWAEMIGDLLPAGVLNIVNGFGLEAGKPLASSPRIAKIAFTGETSTGRLIMQYAAQNLIPVTLELGGKSPNIFFDDVTREDDDYLDKALEGFTMFALNQGEVCTCPSRALVQESIYEKFMERALKRVNAVVQGSPLDPATMIGAQASEEQLNKILGYMDIGRNEGAKLLAGGQRKILPGLLADGYYVEPTVFEGHNKMRIFQEEIFGPVLAVTTFKTEEEALAIANDTAFGLGAGVWSRDANRCYRFGRGIQAGRVWTNCYHAYPAHAAFGGYKQSGVGRETHKMMLDHYQQTKNMLVSYSPKALGFF comes from the coding sequence ATGACCAAGCCCGAGTTCATCGATTCCCTGTCGCGTGCGCCCTTCAAGGCCCGCTACGACAACTTCATCGGCGGCCAGTGGGTCGCGCCTGCCGACGGTCGCTATTTCGACAACAGCTCGCCGATCCACGGCCGCAAGATCTGCGAGATCGCGCGCTCTCAGGCCGTCGACATCGAGCGCGCCCTGGACGCCGCCCACGCCGCCAAGGACGCCTGGGCCAAGACCAGCGCGGCCGACCGCTCGCGCATCCTGCTGCGCATCGCCGACCGCATGGAGGAAAACCTCGAGGCGCTCGCCACGGCCGAGACCTGGGACAACGGCAAGCCGATCCGCGAGACCATGGCCGCCGACATTCCGCTGGCCATCGACCACTTCCGCTATTTCGCGGGCTGCCTGCGCAGCCAGGAAGGCTCGATCTCCGAGATCGACCACGACACCATCGCCTACCACTTCCACGAGCCGCTGGGCGTGGTCGGCCAGATCATCCCGTGGAACTTCCCGCTGCTGATGGCCTGCTGGAAACTGGCGCCCGCCCTGGCGGCCGGCAACTGCGTGGTTCTGAAGCCCGCCGAGCAGACCCCCGCCTCGATCATGGTCTGGGCCGAGATGATCGGCGACCTGCTGCCGGCCGGCGTGCTGAACATCGTCAACGGCTTCGGCCTCGAAGCCGGCAAGCCGCTGGCCTCCAGCCCGCGCATCGCCAAGATCGCCTTCACCGGTGAGACCTCCACCGGCCGGCTGATCATGCAGTACGCCGCCCAGAACCTGATCCCGGTGACCCTCGAGCTGGGCGGCAAGTCGCCGAACATCTTCTTCGACGATGTCACGCGCGAGGACGACGACTATCTCGACAAGGCCCTGGAGGGCTTCACCATGTTCGCCCTGAACCAGGGCGAGGTCTGCACCTGCCCCAGCCGGGCCCTGGTGCAGGAGTCGATCTATGAGAAGTTCATGGAACGCGCTCTCAAGCGCGTGAACGCCGTCGTCCAAGGCAGCCCGCTCGATCCCGCCACCATGATCGGCGCCCAGGCCTCCGAAGAGCAGCTGAACAAGATCCTCGGCTACATGGATATCGGCCGCAACGAAGGGGCCAAGCTGCTGGCCGGCGGTCAGCGCAAGATCCTGCCGGGCCTGCTGGCCGACGGCTACTATGTCGAGCCGACCGTGTTCGAAGGCCACAACAAGATGCGGATCTTCCAGGAGGAGATCTTCGGCCCGGTCCTGGCCGTCACCACCTTCAAGACCGAGGAAGAAGCTCTAGCGATCGCCAACGACACCGCCTTCGGCCTGGGCGCCGGTGTCTGGAGCCGTGACGCCAACCGCTGCTACCGCTTCGGACGCGGCATCCAGGCCGGCCGCGTGTGGACCAACTGCTACCACGCCTATCCCGCCCACGCGGCGTTTGGCGGCTACAAGCAGTCGGGCGTCGGGCGCGAGACCCACAAGATGATGCTCGACCACTACCAGCAGACCAAGAACATGCTGGTCAGCTACAGCCCCAAGGCCCTGGGCTTCTTCTGA
- the acs gene encoding acetate--CoA ligase has translation MLFPVPKAWADRAHVNADALAAARRRADEDPHGYWKDLAGRLDWITPPTKIKDVSFREEDFRIRWYEDGVLNVSANCIDRHLRHRAHDVALIWEGDDPAASRKITYAELHEQVCRMANVFKAQGVTKGDRVTIYLPMIPEAAYAMLACARIGAVHSVVFAGFSPDSLAGRINDCDSKLVITADEGVRGGKRIPLKANVDAALAHCPGVEKVLVVTRTGASVPLTAGRDIIYEHAAAKASIHCAPEPMNAEDPLFILYTSGSTGKPKGVLHTTGGYLVWASWTHEAVFDYRPGEVYWCTADIGWVTGHTYIVYGPLANGATSVMFEGVPNYPCNSRFWQVIDKHKVEIFYTAPTALRALMREGEAPVERTSRASLRLLGSVGEPINPEAWLWYHRVVGESRCPIVDTWWQTETGGTLMTPLPGADALKPGSACGPMPGVKPQLVDAEGVVLEGATEGNLVITDSWPGQMRTVYGDHRRFFETYFSTYPGKYFTGDGCRRDADGYYWITGRVDDVLNVSGHRLGTAEVESALVAHPRVAEAAVVGYPHNIKGQGIYCYVTLNAGVTASDALRKELTDWVRREIGPIATPDVIQWAPGLPKTRSGKIMRRILRKIAENELSSLGDTSTLADPSVVDDLIQNRAGA, from the coding sequence ATGCTGTTTCCGGTTCCAAAGGCCTGGGCTGATCGCGCCCATGTCAACGCCGACGCCCTGGCCGCCGCCCGCCGGCGCGCCGACGAGGATCCGCACGGCTACTGGAAGGATCTGGCCGGTCGTCTGGACTGGATCACTCCGCCCACCAAGATCAAGGACGTCTCCTTCCGCGAGGAGGACTTCCGCATCCGCTGGTACGAGGACGGTGTCCTCAACGTCTCGGCCAACTGCATCGACCGCCACCTTCGCCACCGCGCCCATGACGTTGCGCTGATCTGGGAAGGCGACGATCCGGCCGCCTCGCGGAAAATCACCTATGCGGAACTGCACGAGCAGGTCTGCCGCATGGCCAATGTCTTCAAGGCCCAAGGCGTGACCAAGGGCGACCGGGTCACGATCTACCTGCCGATGATCCCCGAGGCCGCCTATGCGATGCTGGCCTGCGCCCGGATCGGCGCCGTCCACTCGGTGGTGTTCGCCGGCTTCTCGCCCGACAGCCTGGCGGGGCGCATCAACGACTGTGACTCCAAGCTGGTCATCACGGCGGACGAAGGCGTGCGCGGCGGCAAACGCATCCCGCTGAAAGCCAATGTCGACGCCGCCTTGGCGCACTGTCCGGGCGTGGAAAAGGTGCTCGTCGTCACCCGCACAGGCGCCAGCGTGCCGCTGACCGCCGGCCGCGACATCATCTACGAGCACGCCGCCGCCAAGGCCTCGATCCACTGTGCGCCCGAGCCGATGAACGCCGAGGACCCGCTGTTCATCCTCTACACCTCCGGCTCGACGGGCAAACCCAAGGGCGTGCTGCATACGACCGGCGGCTATCTGGTCTGGGCCAGCTGGACGCACGAGGCGGTGTTCGACTACCGCCCGGGAGAGGTCTACTGGTGCACCGCCGACATCGGCTGGGTCACCGGCCACACCTACATCGTCTACGGCCCGCTCGCGAACGGCGCGACCAGCGTGATGTTCGAGGGCGTGCCGAACTATCCCTGCAACAGCCGCTTCTGGCAGGTGATCGACAAGCACAAGGTCGAGATCTTCTACACCGCCCCAACGGCCCTGCGCGCCCTGATGCGCGAGGGCGAGGCGCCGGTCGAGCGCACCTCGCGCGCCTCGTTGCGCCTGCTGGGCAGCGTGGGCGAGCCGATCAATCCGGAGGCCTGGCTCTGGTACCACCGCGTGGTGGGCGAAAGCCGCTGCCCGATCGTCGACACCTGGTGGCAGACCGAGACCGGCGGCACGCTGATGACGCCCCTGCCCGGCGCTGACGCCTTGAAGCCCGGTTCGGCCTGCGGCCCCATGCCGGGCGTCAAGCCGCAGCTGGTGGACGCAGAGGGCGTCGTTCTGGAGGGCGCGACCGAGGGCAACCTCGTGATCACCGACAGCTGGCCGGGTCAGATGCGCACGGTCTATGGCGATCATCGCCGCTTCTTCGAGACCTATTTCTCGACCTATCCCGGCAAGTACTTCACCGGCGACGGCTGCCGCCGCGACGCCGACGGCTACTACTGGATCACCGGTCGGGTGGACGACGTACTGAACGTCTCGGGCCATCGCCTGGGCACGGCCGAGGTCGAAAGCGCCCTGGTCGCCCACCCGCGCGTGGCCGAGGCGGCGGTCGTCGGCTATCCGCACAACATCAAGGGCCAGGGCATCTATTGCTACGTGACCCTGAACGCCGGAGTGACCGCCTCAGACGCGCTGCGCAAGGAGCTGACCGACTGGGTTCGCCGCGAGATCGGCCCCATCGCCACACCGGATGTCATCCAGTGGGCCCCGGGCCTGCCCAAGACCCGCTCGGGCAAGATCATGCGCCGTATCCTGCGCAAGATCGCCGAAAACGAGCTTTCAAGCCTCGGCGACACCTCGACCTTGGCCGACCCCTCCGTGGTGGACGACCTGATCCAGAACCGCGCCGGCGCGTGA
- a CDS encoding SRPBCC family protein — translation MRRLALLFLSLLVATPARAATEWIVKDDGVQVEAHADAQGRGVVRASVEIAAPPSVVFDVILDCDRAARMSPGVKRCKVVSRAPDGSEVREHTVKWGFFLPAMQSRARLVLRPDREIRFTCIGGDIRACDGYWRLEPIDGGARTRVTYDLWATAPFAVPAGLVSSLMRRTVPQSLVALRRECETP, via the coding sequence ATGCGCCGGCTCGCCCTGCTTTTCCTATCGCTTCTGGTCGCCACGCCCGCGCGCGCGGCGACAGAATGGATCGTCAAGGACGACGGCGTCCAGGTCGAGGCCCATGCCGACGCTCAAGGGCGCGGCGTGGTGCGCGCCAGCGTCGAGATCGCCGCCCCGCCCTCGGTGGTGTTCGACGTCATCCTCGATTGCGATCGCGCCGCCCGGATGAGCCCCGGGGTCAAGCGCTGCAAGGTGGTCTCCCGCGCTCCTGACGGCTCGGAGGTGCGCGAACACACCGTGAAGTGGGGCTTCTTCCTCCCCGCCATGCAATCGAGGGCGCGTCTGGTGCTGCGGCCCGATCGCGAAATCCGCTTCACCTGTATCGGCGGCGACATCCGCGCCTGCGACGGCTACTGGCGGCTGGAGCCGATCGACGGCGGCGCCCGCACGCGGGTCACCTACGATCTCTGGGCCACGGCGCCCTTCGCGGTGCCTGCCGGCCTCGTCTCCAGCCTGATGCGCCGCACCGTGCCGCAATCCTTGGTCGCCCTCCGGCGCGAGTGCGAGACGCCATGA
- a CDS encoding thiol-disulfide oxidoreductase DCC family protein codes for MRDAMTGRDDPAPDALMLFDGVCHLCDGVVRTVLRLDRQGVIRFTSVQSPFGRRLAIAHGLDPDAPESFLFFDSGRPLRKTAAVAALLRRLPAPWRHVAWIERLPRALTDRAYDWIAANRYQIFGKSDHCHVPAPEQRARFLLD; via the coding sequence GTGCGAGACGCCATGACCGGGCGCGATGACCCAGCGCCCGACGCGCTGATGCTGTTCGATGGGGTCTGCCATCTCTGCGACGGCGTAGTGCGCACGGTGCTGCGCCTGGACCGCCAAGGCGTGATCCGCTTCACCTCAGTCCAGTCGCCGTTCGGGCGGCGGCTGGCGATCGCGCATGGCCTGGACCCCGACGCCCCCGAAAGCTTCCTGTTCTTCGACAGCGGACGGCCGCTTCGCAAGACCGCCGCCGTGGCCGCCCTGCTCCGCCGGCTGCCCGCGCCCTGGCGCCACGTCGCCTGGATCGAACGTCTGCCGCGCGCCCTGACCGACCGAGCCTACGACTGGATCGCCGCCAATCGGTACCAGATCTTTGGCAAAAGCGATCACTGCCACGTCCCGGCTCCGGAACAGCGCGCGCGCTTCCTGCTCGACTAG